A portion of the Ptiloglossa arizonensis isolate GNS036 chromosome 11, iyPtiAriz1_principal, whole genome shotgun sequence genome contains these proteins:
- the LOC143152564 gene encoding uncharacterized protein LOC143152564, translating into MEAREKSIEWALLFPLKAGLFAMKSSLSSKSVNREKERIAKKNQLPSPQIRRGSSLSDLDKLQSKPMLPDVVRSTEKCSESLPHSPALSRTYLQLGNIYVSGSIGDLMNMKKYGASTWSVRSESLIARAVPLSTVTPRHSPPVEKSVEDLEDELQDECHVPGKPLTCAQRTQRLSKLIKKQRRMMVFSPRTLKRDLVSEISRDLPRVLTSGGCRLKLI; encoded by the coding sequence ATGGAGGCGCGTGAAAAGTCCATCGAATGGGCGTTGCTGTTTCCATTGAAGGCGGGCCTGTTCGCGATgaagtcgtcgttgtcgtccaaGAGCGTGAACCGTGAGAAGGAGCGAATAGCCAAGAAAAATCAACTACCGAGTCCCCAGATACGTCGAGGTTCGTCGTTGTCGGACCTGGACAAACTTCAGAGCAAACCGATGCTACCGGACGTGGTGAGATCCACGGAGAAGTGTTCCGAATCGCTTCCTCATTCACCGGCTTTGTCACGGACGTATCTTCAACTGGGGAATATATACGTGAGCGGCAGCATAGGCGATCTGATGAACATGAAGAAATACGGCGCCTCCACGTGGAGCGTGAGGAGCGAAAGTCTGATCGCAAGGGCCGTACCTTTGAGCACGGTGACCCCGAGGCACAGCCCACCGGTTGAAAAGAGCGTCGAGGACCTCGAGGACGAGCTCCAGGACGAGTGTCACGTACCCGGGAAACCCTTAACCTGCGCCCAGAGAACACAGAGGCTCAGCAAACTCATCAAGAAGCAGAGACGCATGATGGTCTTCAGTCCCAGAACTCTGAAACGAGATCTCGTAAGTGAAATCTCTCGAGATCTACCTAGAGTTCTCACTTCCGGGGGTTGTAGGCTGAAATTGATCTAA